A part of Cloacibacillus sp. genomic DNA contains:
- a CDS encoding tetratricopeptide repeat protein, with amino-acid sequence MAVMHGRDDREKIKEALFWLERGTAKNCPHAMALLGSYYLDGGFTERSRREAERDPEKGLALLRRAAAMDAPAAHIVLGRIYFNGGCGVARDAEAGLAHFDRAIAAGSRRAACIIAQSYERGYWLGQDYRRAREYYEKARSLGEEGLDDRIYNLEHLPDYFWGSHLSVKACTKEEVRPDVRYVGRSLRLSGLVASVRRDPGGVAVILNLYENPAVREAECRFAPQEAARLAGCEEGDSLAVQGKVTGFTDGADNAAGARVLMEDCWPVRDYYR; translated from the coding sequence ATGGCAGTCATGCACGGGCGGGACGACCGGGAGAAGATAAAGGAGGCGCTGTTTTGGCTGGAGAGGGGAACGGCGAAAAATTGTCCCCACGCGATGGCGCTGTTGGGCAGCTACTATCTTGACGGCGGTTTTACCGAAAGGTCGCGGCGCGAAGCGGAGCGTGACCCTGAAAAGGGGCTGGCGCTTCTCAGAAGGGCCGCCGCGATGGATGCGCCCGCGGCTCATATCGTGCTTGGCCGAATATATTTCAACGGCGGCTGCGGTGTGGCGCGTGACGCGGAGGCGGGACTCGCCCATTTTGACCGGGCTATTGCCGCCGGCAGCCGCAGGGCGGCCTGCATCATCGCGCAGTCCTACGAGAGGGGCTATTGGCTTGGTCAGGATTATCGCCGCGCGCGGGAATATTATGAAAAGGCGCGCTCTCTCGGCGAGGAGGGGCTCGACGACAGGATCTATAACCTTGAACATCTTCCCGACTACTTCTGGGGAAGCCATCTCTCCGTGAAGGCCTGTACCAAAGAAGAGGTCCGTCCCGACGTCCGGTACGTCGGCAGGAGCCTGAGGCTCAGCGGTCTTGTCGCCTCGGTGAGGAGAGATCCCGGCGGCGTGGCCGTCATTCTCAACCTGTACGAAAATCCCGCGGTCCGCGAGGCGGAATGCCGATTCGCCCCGCAGGAGGCGGCGCGGCTTGCCGGCTGCGAAGAGGGCGATTCCCTGGCGGTACAGGGTAAAGTCACCGGCTTCACCGACGGCGCTGATAACGCCGCCGGTGCGAGAGTCCTGATGGAGGATTGCTGGCCGGTGAGGGACTATTATCGATAG
- a CDS encoding DUF3870 domain-containing protein: MEGIEMEMDKKTLLFGGYSQFPQGTAGHEIFKYFGIGFVVDPESGEIVKVSSTFLSDLSSRFLSSAFVGKNIRDGGVGAGIKEFEARYFCKGKKTIIAAIIEAEKSYLNYLAQ; this comes from the coding sequence ATGGAGGGAATAGAAATGGAAATGGACAAAAAGACACTTCTATTTGGCGGTTATTCCCAGTTTCCTCAGGGGACGGCGGGTCATGAGATATTTAAATACTTTGGCATCGGTTTTGTGGTTGACCCTGAGAGCGGCGAGATCGTGAAAGTCTCTTCCACGTTTCTCAGTGATCTGAGTTCCCGTTTCCTCAGTTCTGCATTTGTAGGCAAAAACATTAGGGATGGAGGTGTCGGGGCGGGCATAAAAGAATTTGAGGCGAGATATTTCTGCAAAGGTAAGAAGACGATCATCGCCGCGATAATAGAAGCGGAGAAAAGCTACTTGAATTATTTAGCACAATAG
- a CDS encoding sodium/proline symporter translates to MYEKLPLMVPFVLYLLVLIAVSVYTFRFTKTMEGFHLGGRNLGPWVAGISLIFSGSSGWIFTGMAGLCYAVGPASWFMHAGNLFFMLTAFLLVGKRLRNYSGVLGAITYPEYFVRRVRSGGNMIRGVASMAVVVFISVSVATQYMAASKSMVPLFGITNFQATLITASVVALYCLIGGFLAVCWTDMVQGIVILVSSVALCSYMIYDIGGWSNVTPKLAALDPKLVSVRWVTLPLVLSYFTTGFQCIGRPHDTIRYFAVKDSKSTRKMAMIGMFGFLINYWTGYLIGLVGRIYFPDINDPETIFGRILTSVLNPWFSGVMLAGLMALIMSTVDSCLLCAASTLSEDFYHTCINRNASKEHLLRVSRLSVLLIALLGTILALNSGGRSVMSAMLFASGGLAATFGPALLLSLYWKRLTEAGLIAAMLTGFSASVAWKVGGMAKISSIHESCFGFFAALVLGTVISLITKPLPQEEIARELQIISRDYRVEQLSEIERGFQSAQ, encoded by the coding sequence ATGTATGAGAAATTACCTTTGATGGTCCCGTTCGTTCTTTATCTGTTGGTTCTGATCGCCGTTAGTGTTTATACGTTCCGCTTTACCAAGACAATGGAGGGCTTTCACCTTGGCGGACGGAATTTGGGGCCGTGGGTAGCCGGTATCAGCCTTATCTTTTCCGGTTCCAGCGGCTGGATATTCACCGGTATGGCGGGGCTCTGTTATGCGGTGGGCCCGGCGTCGTGGTTTATGCACGCCGGCAATCTTTTTTTTATGCTTACGGCGTTTTTGTTGGTTGGTAAACGCCTGAGAAATTATTCCGGGGTACTCGGCGCGATAACCTATCCGGAATATTTCGTCAGGCGGGTACGCTCCGGAGGGAATATGATCCGCGGTGTCGCCTCTATGGCTGTTGTCGTATTTATATCGGTCTCGGTCGCCACACAGTATATGGCGGCGTCAAAATCAATGGTTCCTCTTTTCGGTATTACTAATTTCCAGGCAACATTAATAACGGCGTCAGTGGTCGCCCTCTATTGCCTGATTGGCGGATTTCTGGCCGTTTGCTGGACTGATATGGTCCAGGGCATAGTTATTCTTGTGAGTTCTGTCGCCCTGTGTTCCTACATGATCTATGATATCGGCGGATGGTCTAATGTAACGCCGAAACTAGCGGCCCTTGACCCCAAACTTGTCTCCGTCAGATGGGTCACACTGCCTTTGGTCCTCTCCTATTTCACGACCGGCTTCCAGTGTATCGGCCGCCCGCATGACACGATACGTTATTTTGCCGTCAAAGATTCAAAATCAACGCGCAAGATGGCGATGATCGGGATGTTTGGCTTCCTCATAAATTACTGGACAGGTTACCTTATCGGTCTCGTTGGACGTATATATTTTCCGGACATCAATGACCCGGAGACGATCTTCGGCAGGATACTCACAAGTGTGCTGAACCCGTGGTTTTCCGGCGTGATGCTTGCCGGGCTGATGGCTCTGATCATGTCCACCGTTGATTCCTGTCTGCTCTGCGCCGCATCGACGCTTAGTGAGGATTTTTACCATACCTGCATAAACAGAAACGCATCGAAGGAACACCTGTTAAGGGTTTCTAGATTATCGGTGCTGTTAATCGCGCTGTTGGGTACGATTCTTGCGCTGAACTCAGGAGGACGTTCTGTCATGTCCGCCATGCTCTTTGCCTCCGGAGGCCTCGCCGCGACCTTTGGTCCCGCGCTGCTTCTCTCGCTCTACTGGAAACGGCTGACAGAAGCGGGCTTGATCGCCGCGATGCTGACGGGATTTTCCGCAAGTGTTGCGTGGAAAGTTGGCGGAATGGCAAAAATTTCGAGCATACATGAGAGTTGTTTCGGTTTCTTTGCGGCGCTCGTACTTGGCACTGTTATAAGTTTAATTACCAAACCTCTGCCGCAGGAGGAAATAGCGCGGGAACTTCAAATCATATCAAGGGACTACCGTGTTGAGCAGCTCAGCGAAATAGAGCGTGGATTTCAATCCGCACAATAG
- a CDS encoding amidohydrolase family protein yields the protein MNGKIGRISENGGRIAEEEIDLSRFYVIPGFVDAHNHLCLRVGGEAAPMMEALAYQVLLAVRHARFALLSGVTTLRDVGERGYVDLFVRRGIEEGIIPGPRLLVAGPGFLQSCGRLWFMGREAGGHTEVRKTVRKQLKAGIDFIRIFVSGAGAAFSAEKAVPGSSREEIEAAVYEARAAGRNIGVQTHGGDAATWAIEAGVDAVEHGCFLTEEQLLMMRECGTWLVVTSGIQRAIRDCAGNSAFMREKAGAAYANYLSVVRRAVELGINLAVGNDTNHGCIAEEIAFLERAGMERRAALLAATLGGASLCGIEEEIGTLDIGKEADLIAFERDPLTAAPRELVPAWVIRSGKVMKNPVGVCS from the coding sequence ATGAATGGAAAAATAGGAAGAATCTCTGAAAACGGCGGACGGATTGCGGAAGAAGAGATAGACCTTTCCCGTTTTTACGTGATTCCCGGCTTTGTCGACGCCCACAACCATCTCTGCCTTCGTGTGGGGGGCGAGGCGGCTCCGATGATGGAGGCGCTTGCATATCAGGTACTTCTTGCGGTGAGGCACGCGCGTTTCGCGCTGCTTTCCGGGGTGACGACGCTGCGTGATGTGGGCGAGCGTGGATATGTCGACCTCTTTGTACGGCGCGGGATTGAGGAGGGGATCATTCCCGGGCCGAGACTTCTGGTCGCGGGGCCGGGGTTTCTCCAAAGCTGCGGCCGCCTGTGGTTTATGGGAAGGGAGGCCGGCGGCCATACCGAGGTCCGTAAAACGGTCCGCAAACAGCTGAAGGCAGGTATCGACTTTATAAGGATATTTGTGTCCGGTGCGGGTGCGGCATTCTCCGCCGAAAAAGCAGTTCCCGGCAGCAGCCGCGAAGAGATAGAGGCCGCTGTCTATGAGGCGCGCGCCGCCGGAAGGAATATCGGCGTACAGACCCACGGTGGCGATGCGGCGACATGGGCGATCGAGGCGGGCGTTGACGCTGTGGAACATGGGTGTTTCCTCACGGAAGAACAACTGCTGATGATGAGGGAGTGCGGCACCTGGCTCGTCGTCACAAGCGGCATCCAGCGGGCGATACGCGACTGCGCGGGAAATTCCGCCTTTATGCGCGAAAAGGCGGGCGCCGCCTACGCCAACTACCTGTCCGTGGTGCGGCGCGCCGTCGAGCTCGGCATCAACCTCGCCGTGGGCAACGACACGAACCATGGATGTATTGCGGAGGAGATAGCCTTTTTAGAAAGGGCGGGCATGGAGAGGCGCGCGGCGCTGCTGGCCGCCACGCTGGGAGGCGCGTCTCTCTGCGGTATTGAGGAGGAGATCGGAACGCTGGATATCGGCAAGGAGGCCGACCTGATCGCCTTTGAGCGGGACCCTCTGACGGCCGCGCCGCGGGAGCTGGTTCCGGCGTGGGTGATAAGGTCGGGAAAGGTAATGAAGAATCCCGTCGGCGTATGCTCCTGA
- a CDS encoding glycine betaine ABC transporter substrate-binding protein — translation MTDFLALLAAKHSELLRLFIDHMNMTTMAVFISLSIGIPVGIVITHSRLATRIVIGLANIMQSIPCIALLAFSVPFVGIGAKPAIMMVIIYALLPIIKNTYTGIMSIDPKTIEVARGMGLTKWQRMFRIELPLAAPFIMAGIRISAVAAVGTMTIAAFAGAGRLGWFINLGLNSQNVGLVLLGAIPASLMALGIDLLLGQLERAVTPEGLLPPEQIQNIPAKKRRRRQIAVFALCGLLVLLPAASALSGYLSERGERKVTVGSGDFTEAMILGYMYSELIKANSDIKVDERFNLGGAVVCFNALKKGDVDMFVEYTGSILPNYFHLDFASTDPQAVYEKSKELLMKEHGIAVSKPLGFNNTYVMGVRPETAKRYGIRTLSEMMGVADKLRLGCTVGFVQRGDCLPLMKKRFKKDFKSVTGLQESIRYRGLAAQEVDVIDAFSTDAQLTKQKVTLMEDDINFFPPYYAVNLVRQDTFEKYPELEGLLSKMDGLLNEDTMRALNAKVDIGGQDARTVAREFLREKGLIAK, via the coding sequence TTGACTGATTTCCTGGCACTGCTGGCGGCGAAGCACAGCGAACTGCTGCGGCTTTTCATCGACCATATGAATATGACGACCATGGCGGTATTCATCTCGCTGTCGATCGGAATACCTGTCGGCATCGTCATCACACACAGCAGGCTCGCGACGCGTATCGTCATCGGCCTCGCCAATATAATGCAGTCGATTCCCTGCATCGCGCTGCTGGCCTTCTCCGTTCCCTTTGTGGGGATCGGAGCGAAGCCGGCAATCATGATGGTCATCATCTACGCGCTGCTTCCCATCATAAAGAATACCTACACGGGCATCATGAGCATCGACCCGAAGACGATAGAGGTGGCGCGCGGCATGGGGCTGACGAAGTGGCAGCGCATGTTCCGTATTGAACTGCCGCTCGCGGCGCCCTTCATTATGGCCGGTATCCGCATCTCCGCCGTCGCGGCGGTGGGCACGATGACGATCGCCGCCTTCGCGGGCGCGGGCAGGCTGGGATGGTTCATAAATCTCGGGCTCAACTCACAGAACGTCGGCCTCGTGCTGCTCGGCGCTATCCCGGCCTCGCTGATGGCGCTCGGCATAGACCTTCTGCTTGGGCAGCTGGAACGCGCGGTGACGCCCGAGGGGCTGCTGCCCCCCGAGCAGATACAGAATATCCCCGCGAAAAAGCGCCGCCGCAGGCAGATCGCCGTCTTTGCGCTCTGCGGCCTGCTGGTGCTGCTTCCCGCCGCCTCCGCCCTCTCGGGATATCTGAGCGAACGCGGCGAGAGAAAGGTCACCGTGGGCTCCGGCGACTTCACGGAGGCGATGATACTCGGCTATATGTACAGCGAGCTCATCAAAGCCAACAGCGACATCAAGGTAGATGAGCGTTTTAACCTCGGCGGCGCGGTAGTCTGCTTTAACGCGCTCAAAAAGGGCGACGTTGACATGTTTGTCGAATATACCGGCAGCATCCTGCCCAACTACTTCCACCTAGATTTCGCGAGCACCGACCCGCAGGCCGTCTATGAAAAATCAAAAGAGCTGCTGATGAAGGAACACGGCATCGCCGTCTCAAAGCCGCTCGGCTTCAACAACACCTATGTGATGGGAGTGCGCCCCGAGACGGCGAAGCGCTACGGCATACGCACCCTATCCGAGATGATGGGCGTCGCCGATAAACTGCGGCTCGGCTGCACGGTCGGCTTCGTCCAGCGCGGAGACTGCCTGCCGCTCATGAAAAAACGCTTTAAAAAGGACTTTAAGTCCGTTACGGGACTGCAGGAAAGTATCCGTTATCGTGGGCTCGCGGCGCAAGAGGTGGATGTGATCGACGCCTTTTCGACCGACGCCCAGCTGACCAAGCAAAAGGTGACGCTGATGGAGGACGACATCAACTTCTTCCCGCCCTACTACGCGGTGAACCTCGTCCGGCAGGATACATTTGAAAAATACCCCGAATTGGAAGGGCTGCTGTCAAAAATGGACGGGCTGCTTAACGAGGATACGATGCGCGCGCTCAACGCCAAGGTGGACATCGGCGGCCAGGACGCAAGAACTGTGGCACGTGAGTTCCTTCGGGAAAAGGGACTCATCGCAAAATAA
- a CDS encoding ABC transporter ATP-binding protein, translating into MIEFKGIYKSYKNKPVLMNVNLTIRDNEFFVLIGSSGCGKTTLLKMINKLNSIDSGDILIDSTSVSEMPVSELPKRIGYIVQEGGLFPHMTVGENIALTMRMAGFTEERVAARTDEMLEMVALEPGSYRGLYPSQLSGGQRQRVGVARAFAPDPPIILMDEPFSALDPVTRGELQDEVFKLQKQTRKTVVFVTHDMDEAIKLADRICVIQAGHVVQCDNPEDILKHPVNRYVEEFIGKNKLWSNPEFVKAEDIMLKRPVQATEDRSVVQAIYIMSHYNVDSLLVTDNGRLRGIVWLADLRNVKNENDRISDYISDDYISVFTDTSLKKIISTIDYNISGVIPVTDHDSRLRGFLTKGRLLSVLSRQFSPEGSAEERSGVID; encoded by the coding sequence ATGATCGAGTTCAAGGGCATATACAAATCCTATAAAAACAAGCCCGTTCTGATGAACGTCAATTTGACCATCAGGGACAATGAATTTTTCGTCCTGATCGGCTCCAGCGGCTGCGGCAAGACTACGCTTCTGAAGATGATAAACAAGCTTAACAGTATCGACAGCGGTGACATTCTCATAGATTCCACCTCTGTAAGCGAGATGCCGGTCTCGGAGCTGCCCAAGAGGATCGGCTACATCGTGCAGGAGGGGGGACTCTTTCCTCACATGACCGTCGGGGAAAATATCGCGCTGACGATGAGGATGGCGGGATTCACGGAAGAGCGCGTCGCCGCAAGGACGGATGAAATGCTGGAGATGGTGGCGCTGGAGCCCGGCAGTTACCGCGGGCTTTATCCCTCCCAGCTTTCCGGAGGACAGCGCCAGCGGGTCGGCGTGGCGCGCGCCTTCGCGCCGGACCCGCCGATCATCCTGATGGACGAGCCGTTTTCCGCGCTGGACCCCGTAACGCGCGGCGAGCTGCAGGACGAGGTCTTTAAACTGCAGAAGCAGACGCGCAAGACGGTGGTATTTGTGACCCACGATATGGACGAGGCGATCAAGCTCGCCGACCGGATCTGCGTCATCCAGGCGGGGCACGTCGTCCAGTGCGACAATCCCGAAGATATCCTGAAACACCCGGTCAACCGCTACGTGGAGGAGTTCATCGGCAAGAACAAACTATGGAGCAACCCCGAGTTCGTCAAGGCGGAGGACATCATGCTGAAACGGCCGGTGCAGGCGACGGAGGACCGCAGCGTGGTACAGGCGATCTATATTATGAGCCACTACAACGTCGACAGCCTCCTCGTCACCGACAACGGCAGGCTGAGGGGCATCGTCTGGCTCGCGGACCTGCGGAATGTGAAGAATGAGAACGACAGGATAAGCGACTATATATCGGACGATTACATCTCAGTCTTCACCGATACTTCGCTGAAAAAGATCATTTCCACCATCGACTACAACATATCCGGAGTCATTCCCGTGACCGATCACGACTCACGGCTGCGGGGGTTTCTCACGAAGGGAAGGCTGCTCTCCGTGCTGAGCAGGCAGTTCAGCCCCGAGGGTTCCGCCGAAGAGAGGAGTGGCGTAATTGACTGA
- a CDS encoding aminotransferase: MKIATFKVEEWMNLNETKAKYNIAETCVDSVTLDELFRLAEHDRREFFETIAQRRMTYGAIFGADELNTAISGLYRSVGTEEIITTHGAAGANHLALYSLVEPGDAVVSVMPTYQQLYSIPESYGAKVRILKLKKEENFLPNLDRLRTLVNEKTKIICINNPNNPTGALIPEETLRGIVEIARGVDAYVLCDEVYRFLTQEDGYPESVADLYEKGIAVGSMSKVFSLAGLRLGWIATRSKEAMREILLHRDYDTISCGMIDEALAAIALEAKEAIIGRNRGIVKENLAVLDAWVAKEPRFSYVKPQCGTTALLYCDVDMPSEEFCLKLLAETGAFLTPGSCFDEEHCFRIGYACNKRELEDGLAKLSEFVKGLA; the protein is encoded by the coding sequence ATGAAGATAGCCACATTCAAAGTCGAAGAATGGATGAATCTCAACGAGACGAAGGCAAAGTACAACATCGCGGAGACCTGCGTCGACTCCGTGACGCTGGACGAGCTCTTCCGCCTCGCTGAACATGACAGGCGGGAGTTTTTCGAGACCATCGCGCAGCGGCGCATGACCTACGGCGCGATATTCGGCGCGGATGAACTGAATACGGCGATCTCCGGCCTCTACCGCTCCGTTGGAACGGAGGAGATCATCACCACGCACGGCGCGGCGGGGGCGAACCACCTGGCGCTCTATTCGCTCGTCGAGCCCGGCGACGCGGTGGTTTCCGTGATGCCGACTTACCAGCAGCTTTATTCGATCCCCGAGTCATACGGCGCTAAGGTGCGCATCCTGAAGCTGAAAAAGGAGGAGAACTTCCTGCCAAATCTTGACAGGCTGCGCACGCTCGTCAACGAAAAGACAAAAATCATCTGCATAAACAACCCCAACAACCCAACGGGCGCGCTGATACCGGAGGAGACGCTGCGCGGAATCGTCGAGATCGCCCGCGGCGTGGACGCCTATGTTCTATGCGACGAGGTCTACAGGTTTCTTACTCAGGAGGACGGATATCCGGAATCCGTCGCCGACCTCTACGAGAAGGGGATCGCGGTCGGCAGCATGTCTAAGGTATTCTCCCTCGCGGGGCTGCGTCTCGGCTGGATCGCGACACGCAGCAAAGAGGCGATGCGCGAGATACTGCTGCACCGCGATTATGACACGATAAGCTGCGGCATGATTGACGAGGCGCTCGCGGCGATCGCGCTGGAGGCTAAGGAGGCGATCATCGGGCGCAACCGCGGGATCGTAAAGGAAAATTTGGCGGTCCTTGACGCATGGGTCGCAAAAGAACCGCGATTTTCCTATGTAAAGCCGCAGTGCGGCACCACAGCACTGTTATACTGCGACGTCGATATGCCCTCGGAAGAGTTTTGTTTGAAGCTGCTCGCGGAGACGGGAGCCTTTCTAACACCCGGCTCATGCTTCGACGAGGAACACTGCTTCCGCATCGGCTACGCCTGTAATAAAAGAGAGCTCGAAGATGGGCTCGCGAAGCTCAGCGAGTTTGTAAAAGGACTGGCATAA
- a CDS encoding GntR family transcriptional regulator: MDSFIEQTAPGVAYSEIKKMIMLKKLKPGQRLAEITLSQEIGVSRTPVREALRKLTLEGWLRMVPNSGVWVALPTRREMMNAYEVRAKLEQWGIEEAMPNVTPLLLRHLGENIEEEQAVYDGRISAEKYPEINSRFHLSIAEAGGNDILCQHIRTAINTTDVYMVLYENYLDFSNNRSLSEHRELLELIRERDTEAAIKRIGVHVHNGFLDLKLDL; this comes from the coding sequence ATGGACAGCTTTATTGAGCAGACCGCCCCAGGGGTCGCCTATTCCGAGATAAAAAAGATGATCATGCTGAAAAAGTTAAAACCTGGGCAGCGGCTCGCGGAGATAACGCTTTCGCAGGAAATCGGGGTAAGCCGCACGCCGGTGCGCGAAGCACTGCGCAAGCTTACGCTTGAAGGGTGGCTGCGCATGGTGCCCAACAGCGGCGTCTGGGTCGCTTTGCCTACGCGGCGCGAAATGATGAACGCCTATGAGGTCCGCGCCAAGCTGGAACAATGGGGCATCGAAGAGGCGATGCCGAATGTCACACCGCTTCTGCTGCGGCACCTGGGGGAGAACATCGAAGAGGAGCAGGCGGTCTACGACGGCAGGATAAGCGCCGAGAAATACCCGGAGATAAACAGCCGCTTCCATTTAAGCATCGCGGAGGCCGGCGGCAACGATATCCTCTGCCAGCACATCCGCACGGCAATCAACACGACGGACGTCTATATGGTGCTTTATGAGAATTATCTTGACTTTTCAAATAACCGCAGCCTCTCCGAACACCGCGAGCTGCTGGAACTCATAAGAGAGAGAGACACCGAGGCGGCGATAAAAAGGATAGGGGTGCACGTACATAACGGGTTCCTCGATTTGAAGCTGGATCTTTAA
- a CDS encoding aminotransferase class I/II-fold pyridoxal phosphate-dependent enzyme translates to MKYTRMPIEKESPEQFGYEKIKNNLTETSVRDRNIKDLGIVLDDILLPYGDHLGDPRLRKLIAEQSNIADPDCVIITGGAASALFLVASLLLEPGSHMIVARPNYGTNIATPEAIGADVGYLDQKFEEGFRVDIERLESMIRPDTKYISLTNPHNPTGTMMGLEEVKRVITVAEKHNVWLLMDETYRDMFKDEVLPVAASLSPKVISISSLSKTYGIPGIRIGWAVCQDKEMMDMLLAAKEQVCIGGSVVDEYIGFAALSQKKEWIAKNDALIARHFAIVKDWVEHEEFVEWVEPRAACTCFPRVKESAGVDIEKFYKVMNDKYGTYIGPGHWFGFEDRYMRIGYAWPLEDELKAGLAGISAAIREARG, encoded by the coding sequence ATGAAGTATACGCGTATGCCCATCGAAAAGGAGTCGCCAGAGCAGTTCGGCTATGAGAAGATCAAGAACAATCTCACCGAAACTTCCGTCCGTGACCGCAATATCAAGGACTTGGGAATCGTACTGGACGACATCCTTCTTCCCTATGGAGACCATCTCGGAGACCCGCGTCTCAGAAAGCTTATCGCCGAACAGTCGAATATCGCCGACCCGGACTGTGTCATCATCACCGGCGGCGCGGCGTCGGCGCTATTTCTCGTCGCCTCGTTGCTGCTTGAGCCGGGCAGCCACATGATAGTCGCGCGTCCTAACTATGGCACGAATATCGCGACGCCTGAAGCGATCGGCGCGGATGTCGGCTACCTCGACCAGAAGTTTGAAGAGGGTTTCCGCGTAGATATCGAAAGACTTGAATCGATGATCCGTCCTGATACGAAGTACATCTCATTGACGAACCCGCATAATCCCACCGGCACGATGATGGGGCTGGAAGAGGTTAAGAGAGTCATCACCGTCGCAGAGAAACACAACGTATGGCTGCTTATGGACGAGACATACCGCGATATGTTCAAGGACGAGGTGCTGCCCGTCGCCGCATCGCTCTCGCCAAAGGTTATCTCCATCTCCTCGCTCTCGAAGACCTACGGCATACCGGGAATCCGCATCGGCTGGGCCGTCTGCCAGGATAAAGAGATGATGGATATGCTTTTGGCGGCGAAAGAACAGGTTTGCATCGGCGGCAGCGTCGTCGACGAATATATTGGTTTCGCCGCGCTCTCGCAGAAAAAGGAATGGATCGCAAAAAATGACGCCCTTATCGCGAGGCATTTCGCCATTGTCAAGGACTGGGTGGAGCACGAGGAATTTGTCGAATGGGTCGAGCCGCGCGCGGCCTGTACCTGTTTCCCACGCGTCAAGGAATCCGCCGGCGTCGATATCGAAAAGTTTTATAAGGTCATGAACGATAAATACGGCACCTATATCGGCCCCGGCCACTGGTTTGGCTTTGAGGACCGTTATATGCGCATCGGATACGCCTGGCCGCTCGAAGATGAACTTAAAGCCGGCCTTGCGGGAATCTCCGCGGCGATCAGAGAGGCCAGAGGATAG
- a CDS encoding alanine racemase → MDRYPLLEIDDKIIRRNAEILLGECRRNGVEPFAVLKGFNALPGISEVLVEAGYKTLASSRLPHLAAVKEAGLAVETLGLRLPMLSEVHEVVKICDISLNSELDTLRALDCAAGAASRFHKIILMRDLGDLREGIFEGERFIETALYVERELKNLCLYGVGVNLTCYGSIIPTEKNLSELAANAADIEKLIGRKLTVVSGGNTTSLPLLLRGAMPEGINNLRIGEAIVVPCDLAGQWRCPVEGLSNRGLVLKAEIIEIGRKPTHPIGELGTNCFGSHSHYEDRGVRRRALLALGAFDIGDPEKLIPDDPGIKILGASSDHMIIDIEESENDYRLGDIVSFTLHYQAMLFATENPLIEKRYVS, encoded by the coding sequence ATGGATAGATATCCTCTGCTTGAGATAGACGACAAAATTATTCGCCGCAACGCGGAAATATTACTTGGCGAATGCAGAAGGAACGGCGTCGAGCCATTTGCCGTACTGAAGGGTTTCAACGCCCTTCCCGGCATAAGTGAGGTTCTGGTCGAGGCCGGATACAAAACCCTGGCAAGTTCAAGGCTGCCGCATCTTGCGGCGGTGAAAGAGGCTGGGCTGGCCGTGGAGACTCTTGGACTGCGCCTGCCGATGCTCTCTGAAGTGCATGAGGTTGTGAAGATTTGCGATATCAGCCTCAATTCCGAACTTGATACGCTTAGAGCCCTTGACTGTGCGGCGGGCGCAGCCAGCCGCTTTCACAAGATAATACTAATGCGCGACCTCGGGGATCTGCGGGAGGGGATATTTGAGGGCGAAAGGTTTATCGAAACGGCGCTTTACGTCGAACGCGAACTTAAAAATCTTTGTCTTTACGGCGTTGGTGTCAATCTTACCTGCTATGGTTCCATTATCCCGACGGAAAAGAACCTTTCCGAACTTGCCGCGAATGCCGCGGATATCGAAAAACTCATTGGCAGAAAGCTGACGGTGGTATCCGGTGGTAACACGACCTCTCTTCCGCTTCTGCTGCGCGGAGCTATGCCTGAGGGAATAAATAATCTTCGTATCGGAGAGGCGATCGTCGTTCCCTGCGATCTTGCCGGTCAGTGGCGCTGTCCAGTCGAAGGGCTTTCCAACAGAGGGCTTGTGCTCAAAGCGGAGATAATTGAAATAGGCAGAAAGCCGACGCATCCGATCGGCGAACTGGGTACAAACTGCTTTGGCTCCCACAGCCATTACGAAGACCGAGGCGTTCGCCGGCGGGCTTTGCTTGCCCTAGGAGCCTTTGACATTGGCGATCCGGAAAAGCTCATTCCAGACGATCCGGGGATAAAGATACTGGGCGCGAGCAGCGACCACATGATAATAGATATTGAAGAAAGCGAGAATGATTACCGCCTCGGGGATATAGTTTCTTTCACGCTCCACTATCAGGCGATGCTCTTCGCCACTGAAAACCCACTCATCGAAAAACGATATGTAAGTTGA